The following proteins are encoded in a genomic region of Danio rerio strain Tuebingen ecotype United States chromosome 16, GRCz12tu, whole genome shotgun sequence:
- the fdps gene encoding farnesyl pyrophosphate synthase (The RefSeq protein has 1 substitution compared to this genomic sequence): MGDSSCSNGVQKKMSDPQLFDAEFEKLVCELTEQDFTDPVLSDALNRLREVLQYNAPGGKRNRGLSVIGSLRELVSPSELPTEEVHRALLVGWCIELLQAFFLVADDIMDSSVTRRGQPCWYKKEAIGLDAINDAFLLEGSIYRLLRRHCRGQPYYVHLLELFTETSFQTELGQALDLMTAPPHKIDLNRFTMERYKAIVKYKTAFYSFYLPVAAAMYMAGIENEIEHHNAKTILLEMGEFFQIQDDYLDCFGDPAVTGKIGTDIQDNKCSWLVVTALGIMTPEQRAELEACYGRSDAESVERVKALYDTLEMPMRYHQHEEESYHRLQKLIQLHAKNLPHAVFLNFAKKIYKRNK; encoded by the exons ATG GGTGACAGCAGCTGCAGCAACGGTGTACAGAAGAAAATGTCAGACCCTCAGCTCTTCGATGCAGAGTTTGAAAAGCTTGTGTGTGAACTTACAGAGCAGGACTTCACTGATCCTGTTCTCAGTGATGCCCTCAACAGACTCCGAGAG GTTCTTCAGTACAATGCCCCTGGAGGCAAGAGAAACCGAGGCCTGTCTGTGATTGGTTCATTACGGGAGCTGGTGTCTCCATCTGAGCTGCCAACTGAGGAAGTTCATCGAGCTCTTTTGGTTGGATGGTGCATTGAACTG CTTCAAGCTTTTTTCTTGGTGGCTGATGACATCATGGATTCATCTGTGACAAGAAGAGGTCAACCCTGCTGGTATAAGaag GAAGCTATTGGTCTGGATGCTATTAATGATGCTTTCCTTCTGGAGGGCTCGATTTACCGTCTTCTTCGCAGACATTGCAGAGGACAACCCTACTATGTCCATCTGCTTGAACTATTTACAGAG ACATCTTTCCAGACCGAGTTGGGTCAAGCTCTTGATCTGATGACAGCACCTCCACATAAAATAGACCTTAATCGCTTTACCATGGAGAG ATACAAAGCCATTGTCAAGTATAAGACTGCATTCTACTCCTTTTATCTTCCCGTAGCAGCTGCTATGTACATG GCTGGCATTGAGAATGAGATTGAACACCACAATGCTAAAACAATTCTACTCGAGATGGGAGAGTTCTTTCAGATACAG GATGACTACCTGGATTGCTTTGGTGACCCTGCTGTGACTGGAAAGATTGGCACAGATATCCAGGACAATAAATGCAGCTGGCTGGTGGTGACAGCACTGGGCATCATGACACCCGAACAGAGGGCTGAGCTAGAG GCATGTTACGGCCGCAGTGAAGCTGAAAGTGTTGAAAGGGTCAAGGCTTTGTATGATACTCTGGAAATGCCCATGCGATATCATCAACACGAGGAGGAGAGCTATCACCGCCTGCAAAAACTGATCCAGCTTCATGCTAAGAATCTGCCTCATGCTGTTTTTCTTAATTTTGCCAAGAAAATATACAAGAGGAACAAATGA